One genomic segment of Streptomyces sp. TLI_146 includes these proteins:
- a CDS encoding bifunctional class I SAM-dependent methyltransferase/NUDIX hydrolase, with protein sequence MTRLTNNGAEQANADTWHAYGQHQLQRRPDIPDLAQWQWGNAGTGPGVEILGNLHGRRFLDLGSGLGLHAAYLARHGALVDAVDASPSQHQRATDRYGTLPGLQFVLADAVRHLADADPYEVIYSVNGLPYLDPDRLLPVLADALAPGGQFVFTTLHTTSDGTGPSCHVASRPETLRLPHSGEERTVHMWVLEPSLWEDLLVQNGLIVDSITVLDSGQPDSPVSYRLFQAHRPPIPTSRPRITRPPLAHAAVGVGVLVHGPHGILLGRHARGTWEAPGGSVEPGEDFAQAAVRELAEEAGLLAEAGDARVLGTLLDHVDGVLRVTVPVLVTRWRGEPHDREPTIGSWRSWRLTVLPNRLFDCTAQCLTAWRPDVRIDHPPAHFLPAAPPHASP encoded by the coding sequence ATGACCCGGCTCACCAACAACGGCGCCGAGCAGGCGAACGCCGACACCTGGCATGCCTACGGCCAGCATCAGCTCCAGCGGCGCCCCGACATCCCCGACCTGGCCCAGTGGCAGTGGGGCAACGCCGGAACCGGCCCGGGTGTCGAGATCCTCGGCAATCTCCATGGCCGACGGTTTCTGGACCTGGGCTCCGGGCTCGGCCTGCACGCCGCCTACCTCGCCCGGCACGGGGCGCTGGTCGACGCCGTGGACGCCTCCCCCAGCCAGCACCAGCGCGCCACCGACCGCTACGGCACCCTGCCCGGGCTCCAGTTCGTCCTGGCCGACGCGGTGCGCCACCTCGCTGACGCTGATCCGTACGAGGTGATCTACTCCGTCAACGGACTGCCTTATCTCGACCCCGACCGGCTACTGCCCGTCCTCGCCGACGCCCTCGCCCCCGGCGGCCAGTTCGTCTTCACCACCCTGCACACGACCTCGGACGGGACCGGCCCCTCCTGCCACGTCGCCTCCCGTCCCGAGACTCTCCGCCTGCCCCACAGCGGCGAGGAGCGGACGGTCCACATGTGGGTGCTCGAACCATCCCTGTGGGAGGACCTGCTGGTCCAGAACGGGCTGATCGTCGACTCGATCACTGTGCTGGACTCCGGACAGCCGGACAGTCCCGTCTCCTACCGCCTCTTTCAGGCGCATCGGCCGCCCATCCCCACCTCACGGCCCCGCATCACCAGACCTCCCCTCGCTCACGCCGCCGTCGGCGTTGGAGTCCTCGTCCACGGCCCGCACGGCATTCTGCTGGGCCGCCATGCCCGTGGAACCTGGGAGGCACCCGGCGGCTCCGTCGAACCCGGCGAGGATTTCGCGCAGGCCGCCGTGCGCGAGCTAGCCGAGGAAGCCGGGCTCCTTGCCGAGGCCGGCGATGCCCGTGTGCTGGGCACCCTCCTGGATCACGTGGACGGAGTGCTGCGGGTCACCGTTCCGGTTCTGGTCACCCGCTGGCGCGGTGAACCACACGACCGCGAACCGACCATCGGGTCCTGGCGCTCGTGGCGGCTGACAGTCCTGCCCAACAGGCTCTTCGACTGCACCGCCCAGTGCCTCACCGCCTGGCGGCCCGACGTCCGGATCGATCACCCCCCGGCCCACTTCCTGCCCGCAGCCCCACCGCACGCCAGTCCCTGA
- a CDS encoding topology modulation protein, producing the protein MKRIALIGCGGSGKTYLSKRIGTLINAQVTHLDAVYYDDHWNTLPPEKFAAIQEELVAAPAWVIEGNYAGTLPIRLRRADTVIFLDLPAWACLWGIAQRRLRYGGGQNDATGVYDRINWGFIRYVWGYRKSMAPRVRDLISEHATGAAVHRVTSRRQARELLDRLTKTQAA; encoded by the coding sequence ATGAAGCGCATCGCCCTCATCGGCTGCGGCGGCAGCGGCAAGACGTACCTCTCCAAGCGGATCGGCACTCTGATCAACGCGCAAGTGACCCATCTCGACGCCGTGTATTACGACGACCACTGGAACACCCTGCCGCCGGAGAAGTTCGCCGCCATCCAGGAGGAGCTGGTGGCCGCACCGGCCTGGGTCATCGAAGGGAACTACGCTGGCACGCTCCCCATCCGGCTGCGCCGCGCCGACACGGTGATCTTCCTCGACCTTCCGGCCTGGGCCTGCCTGTGGGGTATCGCCCAGCGGCGCCTGCGCTACGGAGGCGGCCAGAACGATGCGACCGGCGTGTACGACCGGATCAACTGGGGCTTCATCCGCTACGTGTGGGGCTACCGCAAGTCGATGGCCCCTCGGGTGCGGGACCTGATCAGCGAGCACGCCACTGGCGCGGCCGTGCACCGGGTCACCAGCCGCCGCCAGGCCCGCGAGCTCCTGGACCGGCTCACCAAGACGCAGGCCGCCTAA
- a CDS encoding phosphotransferase, whose protein sequence is MEFIKTYRTPAAAQQAQAHQTWLAQLGMPVAPVLARHGRHLVLARVNGSHLVSEQLPEAALLLGRAHTAAHQRFLTSARLGEGCTVPDVGPLEPFTAPRIRRVRALLATGNVPGAVFTASEGGHLVASAADEPAAFYKDANPRNFLHTPTGIIAVDFDDLTLAPFGYDLAKLIVTTAMTYGPLPAPLTRRTINAYNRHVPYPVPPDRLNQWMEIHHILTSPYLGRNGYTRSWHTLRRETQIR, encoded by the coding sequence GTGGAGTTCATCAAGACGTACCGCACACCGGCGGCCGCTCAGCAGGCCCAGGCCCACCAGACGTGGCTGGCCCAGCTCGGGATGCCTGTTGCCCCTGTCCTTGCCCGCCACGGCCGCCACTTAGTTCTCGCCCGCGTGAACGGCAGCCACCTCGTCTCCGAGCAGCTGCCTGAGGCCGCCCTTCTCCTCGGCCGGGCGCACACCGCCGCCCACCAGAGATTCCTGACCAGCGCGCGCCTAGGCGAAGGCTGCACTGTGCCGGACGTCGGGCCCCTGGAGCCGTTCACCGCCCCGCGTATCCGGCGCGTCCGCGCGCTGCTGGCCACCGGGAACGTCCCCGGGGCGGTGTTCACTGCTAGCGAGGGCGGGCACCTCGTGGCCTCTGCCGCCGACGAGCCCGCCGCGTTCTACAAGGACGCCAATCCCCGCAACTTCCTCCACACCCCCACGGGGATCATCGCGGTGGACTTCGATGACCTGACCCTCGCCCCGTTCGGCTACGACCTGGCCAAGCTCATCGTCACCACCGCCATGACCTACGGTCCGCTCCCAGCACCGCTCACCCGCCGCACCATCAACGCCTACAACCGGCACGTTCCGTACCCCGTCCCTCCGGACCGACTGAACCAGTGGATGGAGATCCACCACATCCTCACCAGCCCCTACCTCGGCCGCAACGGCTACACCCGCAGCTGGCACACCCTCCGCCGTGAAACCCAGATCCGCTGA
- a CDS encoding class I SAM-dependent methyltransferase has protein sequence MSDFSPFLDSRLATGSLYRTQQRLAERTQALLAAKVCGRPAAQVVAAHAAHALPRPGATVVDIGCGRGASTVALAQALPRPRIVAIDASAALLAATRTRLHQHGLTGATVQADFHRLPLHDHTAHLAVAAFCLYHSPRPELVVREIARCLTPGGTVILATKSADSYRSLDHLIVRAGLDPHAEARPSLYAAFNSANLRSTVEGVLQVKTVEHETHRFQFHDLAHTAAYLATSPKYQLPPGLANNAAALTDRLRQALPDGPVTTASVVSYLVAAAPAE, from the coding sequence GTGTCTGACTTCTCCCCGTTCCTGGACTCCCGGCTCGCCACCGGCAGCCTCTACCGCACCCAGCAGCGGCTCGCCGAACGCACCCAGGCGCTCCTAGCGGCGAAGGTCTGCGGCCGCCCCGCAGCGCAGGTCGTCGCCGCCCATGCGGCACACGCCCTGCCGCGGCCCGGCGCGACGGTCGTGGACATCGGCTGCGGCCGGGGCGCCTCGACCGTCGCTCTGGCCCAGGCCCTGCCCCGCCCGCGCATCGTGGCGATCGACGCGTCCGCCGCGCTGCTGGCCGCAACCCGCACCCGGCTCCACCAGCACGGCCTGACTGGCGCGACCGTGCAGGCCGACTTCCACCGCCTTCCCCTGCACGATCACACCGCCCATCTGGCCGTGGCCGCGTTCTGCCTGTACCACTCCCCGCGACCCGAGCTCGTGGTGCGCGAGATCGCCCGCTGCCTCACCCCGGGGGGCACGGTGATCCTCGCGACGAAGTCCGCAGACAGCTACCGGTCACTGGACCACTTGATAGTCCGCGCCGGCCTGGACCCGCATGCCGAGGCCCGGCCCAGCCTCTACGCCGCGTTCAACAGTGCCAATCTCCGCTCCACCGTCGAGGGTGTGCTCCAGGTCAAGACAGTCGAACACGAGACCCATCGGTTTCAGTTCCACGACCTTGCGCACACGGCGGCTTACCTCGCGACATCGCCGAAGTACCAGCTGCCGCCTGGCCTGGCCAATAACGCCGCAGCCCTCACCGACCGGCTCCGCCAGGCCCTGCCCGACGGGCCCGTGACGACCGCGTCCGTGGTCAGCTACCTGGTCGCTGCCGCTCCCGCCGAGTGA
- a CDS encoding NAD(P)-dependent oxidoreductase codes for MEPLHLADPDIAGTFLRPVQLHVPHDSQDQPPTPLSASQSSPAPPAEKHKTPGQSDVEKAALDGNSRGRTALVTGASGFIGSHLVDALVADGWAVTGVDRRSPSADLVAARNLHGAMCQPGFTFEHMDLTDPRLRDLLTGVDVVFHLAASTGVRGSWGKAFLSYIHDNIAATHHLVEECERARVPRLVAASSSSVYGGRNTEPSREDGPVAPLSPYGVSKLAGEQLALAYALRESAATRSVGLRFFTVYGPRQRDDMAIFRMLDAVRTGQPMRLYGDGSQRRNFTYVADVVDALLRAATEDLNGTVVNVAGPQTVSVRELLDTVRKVTGTPVPLTEAPARSGDPQCTEADTRLAASLLGYRPRIRLTKGIARQWAWTRDTLGAAAVGGTL; via the coding sequence GTGGAACCACTACACCTCGCCGACCCCGACATAGCCGGAACCTTCCTCCGGCCGGTACAACTCCACGTCCCTCACGACAGCCAGGACCAGCCACCCACCCCGCTCTCGGCGTCGCAATCCTCTCCCGCCCCACCCGCCGAGAAGCACAAGACGCCCGGACAAAGTGACGTGGAGAAGGCGGCGTTAGACGGCAACTCGCGGGGCCGGACCGCGCTGGTGACGGGAGCCTCCGGGTTCATCGGCTCTCATCTCGTTGACGCGCTGGTGGCCGATGGCTGGGCGGTGACCGGCGTCGACCGGCGGTCCCCCAGCGCCGACCTAGTGGCGGCCCGCAACCTCCACGGGGCCATGTGTCAGCCGGGGTTCACGTTCGAGCACATGGATCTGACCGACCCGCGCCTGCGGGACCTGCTGACCGGCGTGGACGTGGTGTTCCACCTCGCAGCGTCCACCGGCGTGCGCGGATCGTGGGGCAAGGCGTTCCTCTCCTATATCCACGACAACATCGCCGCGACCCACCACCTCGTGGAGGAGTGCGAGCGGGCGCGCGTGCCCCGGCTGGTGGCCGCGTCGTCGTCCAGCGTGTACGGGGGCCGGAACACCGAGCCGTCGCGTGAGGACGGGCCGGTGGCGCCGCTGTCGCCGTACGGGGTGTCGAAACTGGCGGGCGAACAGCTCGCTCTGGCTTACGCGTTGCGGGAAAGTGCGGCGACGCGGTCGGTAGGGCTGCGGTTCTTCACGGTGTACGGGCCCCGGCAGCGCGACGACATGGCGATCTTCCGGATGCTCGACGCGGTCCGCACAGGTCAGCCGATGCGGCTGTACGGGGACGGCAGCCAGCGCCGGAACTTCACGTACGTCGCCGATGTGGTCGATGCGCTGTTACGGGCCGCCACGGAGGACCTGAACGGCACTGTCGTGAACGTGGCGGGACCGCAGACCGTATCGGTGCGGGAACTGCTGGACACCGTGCGCAAGGTGACCGGCACCCCGGTGCCCCTGACAGAGGCTCCGGCGCGTTCGGGCGACCCGCAGTGCACCGAGGCCGACACCCGTCTTGCCGCGTCCCTCCTGGGCTACCGGCCGCGTATCCGGCTGACGAAGGGCATCGCCCGGCAGTGGGCGTGGACCCGCGACACGCTCGGCGCTGCTGCCGTAGGGGGGACGCTGTGA
- a CDS encoding carbamoyltransferase C-terminal domain-containing protein, whose product MKSVVLGLCSGTHDSAAALITEGRLVGLVEEERLNSIKHTKAYPAAAVDWLLDTAGISPGDVTDVAYNFAPRLYLLGALPLGHLRPATARRAVPRARSFFTVTRRAAQRLHGFGEHFPHARRHGVEHHRAHGLYAFGASPFEEAAVLIVDSLGETVTTSMCSARRTPGGIHMHQRWSLHDPASLGYAYGAVTEHLGWRRGDEEGTVMALAALGDPARFRDLFAQAIVLTEEAFALNPAWFPLRVISSRYPRLSAQFVEATCPSRAPEEEVAQVHADLAAALQERTEQVMVHLARRARRRTGQRALCVGGGVALNCVSLGRIVAEAGYDEVFVPPSPGDAGTAAGAALSVWQRHTPAQVEGIQDACYLGPAFSGITLVERPRPGMWAHRPADAVRHLASELAAGTIVGLFRGALEAGPRALGNRSILASPLRPEVVGRLNARVKFREPFRPFAPVVLADKAADYFTLGQAAPYMSFASGVTPLARETIPAIVHANGLARIQTLTPERNPFLDAVLRAFHEITGAPVLINTSLNIKGKPICGTPDQALDCLAESGIDALLLEDWWVQEAEE is encoded by the coding sequence ATGAAGTCCGTGGTGCTCGGCCTGTGTTCGGGAACGCACGACTCGGCAGCCGCGCTGATCACGGAGGGGCGACTGGTCGGCCTGGTCGAGGAGGAACGCCTCAACAGCATCAAGCACACCAAGGCGTACCCGGCCGCCGCTGTCGACTGGCTGCTGGACACGGCCGGAATCAGTCCCGGTGACGTGACCGACGTGGCCTACAACTTCGCCCCCCGGCTCTACCTACTTGGCGCACTCCCACTGGGCCACCTTCGGCCGGCCACGGCGCGGCGGGCCGTGCCCAGGGCGCGCAGCTTCTTCACGGTGACCCGGCGGGCCGCCCAGCGGCTGCACGGCTTCGGGGAGCACTTCCCGCACGCCCGTCGGCACGGCGTCGAGCACCACCGCGCGCACGGCCTGTACGCATTCGGCGCCTCCCCCTTCGAGGAAGCGGCCGTGCTGATCGTGGACAGCCTCGGCGAGACCGTCACCACCTCGATGTGCTCCGCTCGACGCACGCCCGGCGGCATCCACATGCATCAGCGGTGGTCGCTGCACGATCCGGCCTCCCTCGGTTACGCCTACGGCGCTGTGACCGAGCACCTGGGCTGGAGGCGCGGTGATGAGGAGGGGACGGTGATGGCACTCGCCGCTCTCGGTGATCCGGCACGGTTCCGGGACCTGTTCGCCCAGGCGATCGTCCTCACCGAGGAGGCGTTCGCCCTGAACCCGGCTTGGTTCCCGTTGCGGGTGATCTCCAGCCGCTACCCGCGTCTGTCCGCCCAGTTCGTGGAAGCGACCTGCCCTTCCCGCGCGCCGGAAGAAGAGGTGGCGCAGGTGCACGCGGACCTGGCCGCAGCCCTCCAGGAGCGCACCGAGCAGGTCATGGTCCACCTGGCCCGCCGCGCCCGCCGCCGCACCGGGCAGCGTGCCCTGTGCGTGGGCGGCGGGGTCGCCCTGAACTGCGTCAGCCTGGGACGGATCGTGGCCGAGGCCGGATACGACGAGGTGTTCGTGCCACCCTCTCCGGGGGATGCCGGCACGGCGGCGGGCGCCGCCCTGTCGGTGTGGCAGCGGCACACCCCGGCCCAGGTGGAGGGGATCCAGGATGCCTGCTACCTGGGGCCCGCGTTCAGCGGGATCACCCTCGTCGAGCGGCCCCGCCCCGGGATGTGGGCCCACCGCCCGGCCGACGCCGTCCGGCATCTGGCATCCGAGCTGGCCGCAGGGACGATCGTCGGCCTGTTCCGGGGCGCGCTGGAGGCCGGGCCGCGCGCCCTGGGCAACCGCTCCATACTTGCCTCCCCGCTCCGTCCTGAAGTTGTGGGGCGGCTGAACGCCCGCGTGAAGTTCCGCGAGCCGTTCCGCCCCTTCGCGCCGGTCGTGCTCGCTGACAAGGCGGCCGACTACTTCACCCTGGGCCAGGCAGCCCCCTACATGTCGTTCGCGAGCGGAGTGACGCCGCTGGCCCGCGAGACGATCCCGGCGATCGTCCACGCCAACGGTCTCGCCCGCATCCAGACCCTCACCCCCGAACGCAACCCGTTCCTGGACGCGGTGCTGCGCGCGTTTCACGAGATCACCGGCGCCCCCGTGCTGATCAACACGAGCCTCAACATCAAGGGCAAGCCGATCTGCGGCACCCCCGACCAGGCCCTGGACTGCCTCGCCGAATCCGGGATCGACGCCCTGCTGCTGGAGGACTGGTGGGTCCAGGAGGCAGAGGAATGA
- a CDS encoding thymidylate synthase: protein MINVCASSANELFTAACTAVLAEGQAVKPRGLVTTEVIGAHLTLTQPRRRLVNVPPVRILNAAFAAAEAVWILSGADAAWICTYNQRMTQYAEAGRLRGAYGPRMRAWKPGCDQIDHVRQTLLADPDSRRALIQLYDPGRDIPHHSDIPCTLNYRFYVRSGRLDMHTTMRSQDLWLGFCYDLFTATILHELMAHWVGAELGHYHHHVDSLHLYETNLPAARRLPAAPVPSQAMEPLAIGWEDFGPLLSGITNDGAVSGAWAEFARVMCSYRVWKGGDRADARHMITPPHGVLTDGLNSWYTKLEGRETA, encoded by the coding sequence GTGATCAACGTCTGTGCCTCGTCGGCGAACGAGCTGTTCACCGCCGCCTGCACCGCGGTCCTGGCCGAGGGCCAGGCGGTCAAGCCGCGGGGACTGGTCACCACCGAGGTCATCGGCGCGCACCTTACGCTGACCCAACCGCGCCGACGCCTGGTGAACGTGCCGCCGGTGCGGATCCTGAACGCGGCGTTCGCCGCCGCCGAAGCGGTGTGGATCCTATCCGGCGCCGACGCCGCGTGGATCTGCACCTACAACCAGCGCATGACCCAGTATGCCGAGGCGGGACGTCTGCGCGGCGCGTACGGGCCGCGGATGCGGGCCTGGAAGCCGGGCTGCGACCAGATCGACCATGTGCGGCAAACTTTGCTGGCCGATCCCGACTCCCGCCGGGCTCTGATCCAGCTCTACGACCCCGGCCGGGACATCCCCCACCACAGCGACATCCCGTGCACCCTCAACTACCGCTTCTACGTGCGCAGTGGGCGCCTGGACATGCACACCACGATGCGCAGCCAGGATCTGTGGCTCGGGTTTTGCTACGACCTGTTCACCGCAACGATCCTGCATGAGCTAATGGCTCACTGGGTCGGAGCTGAGCTGGGGCACTACCACCACCACGTGGACTCCCTGCACCTGTATGAGACCAACCTCCCTGCCGCCCGGAGGCTGCCAGCCGCGCCCGTGCCGAGCCAGGCCATGGAGCCGCTGGCGATCGGTTGGGAGGACTTCGGCCCCCTGCTATCCGGCATCACCAACGATGGAGCGGTGTCCGGGGCGTGGGCGGAGTTTGCCCGGGTGATGTGCAGCTACCGGGTCTGGAAGGGGGGTGACCGGGCCGATGCCAGGCACATGATCACCCCGCCTCACGGTGTCCTGACCGACGGCCTGAACTCCTGGTACACGAAGCTCGAAGGGCGGGAGACGGCATGA
- a CDS encoding NUDIX domain-containing protein translates to MSSVYRSEVDVVVVLHRTDGRVLLLRRAASEYRGQLTLVGGRLERDEWYDDGARREVREEVGVHIDPGDLELCCAAHLQIEDLERRLVFLFTTQRWSGDPHNAEPDRHTELVWADPGEPPADCHPVSTALLEHFVAGSLRANITVPASLCGGAG, encoded by the coding sequence ATGAGCAGCGTCTACCGAAGCGAGGTCGACGTCGTCGTGGTGCTGCACCGCACGGACGGCCGGGTTCTGCTGCTGCGCCGGGCCGCGTCGGAGTACCGCGGGCAGCTCACGCTCGTCGGCGGACGTCTCGAACGTGACGAGTGGTACGACGACGGTGCGCGACGCGAGGTACGTGAGGAGGTCGGCGTGCACATCGATCCGGGCGACCTCGAACTGTGCTGCGCCGCGCACCTCCAGATCGAAGACCTGGAGCGGCGTCTGGTCTTCCTGTTCACCACGCAGCGCTGGTCGGGCGATCCTCACAACGCTGAGCCCGATCGACACACCGAACTCGTGTGGGCGGACCCGGGCGAGCCGCCCGCCGACTGCCACCCCGTCTCTACGGCCCTGTTGGAGCACTTCGTCGCGGGAAGCCTGCGGGCGAACATCACCGTCCCCGCCTCCCTGTGTGGGGGTGCGGGATGA